From Erigeron canadensis isolate Cc75 chromosome 5, C_canadensis_v1, whole genome shotgun sequence:
tatgtaataaatggaTGAAAAAAGTGCTTGTGGGTCAACCTAACATGACCTTACCCatgataataatgataagaAAGTATCCATTTTGACTGTTCGTCATTACCTAATCCACTTATGGTGCCACCTCTTGTTTGAAgtagttaaaatatatatgtatgattgGAGTATATGGAAGGACCCGACTTTGAATACGGGAGCTGGGAGCCCTTTAAGTTTACCTCTCTATGATCTCCTATTTCTGAAGGAATGCACTTAGAGATACATCATATGTATATCCATTAACTGAATAATATTGAGTAATCAAGTTATCATGCATATTTACTTCTTATCTTATAACTGCAAGTCTGcaataaaatgaaagaataaATTATATAAGTACTTGAAGTGCCTATGTTTGTAATGCACGTTGGAACGGTAAACAGGTTTCGAGAATGCTAGTTGGTGGCATGAAAGTGGTTGGCATCTACATATGGGTGAATGAAAGCTTGTTCAAGAATTCGACTTTAGTTCTTTGCCAGGTTCACATTTCATTCtgcttatataaattttaaactatatcCATTATGGTCTTAGCCGCAAGCCACGTTTGTTTGAGATCAGTGAGTTTGTAAAATTTTCCAAATTCATATATTAGTTTGACGAGGACTTCGAGAATCAAAGTGTGGCAGTTTGTGACATTATCACACACTTGTTCTGAGTATCTTTAATTTATTTGGAATTTATTGGGTTTGTCTCTCTTTCCCACacttatacacatataattGGATACACGCATACGCATACGCCTGCTTTCTCTCTCTCagtctctctctctttctatctctctctctctctcttacacacacacacttatgAGACTCGTTCTTGAACTTTCAGGCTGTAAAAGGAGTTGCAGACGCAGCACCTTTAAGGGATTCTGGGTGGGACGAGAGACTGCTCATTCATATAAACCTTAGTCCAAGGAGGTAGCTTTATACACTCTTTACTCCTCTCATTCAACCTAACCAAGCTCTTCTGTTAACATTTTAACATTTAATCCTGCTTAGGTGGACATGCCGAAATTGCTCATTGTCTTCAAATATTACCTCAAGCAGTCTACGGCCATGTGATTTCAAAATGGGAAGAGTTTTATCTACCCTTCAGAAGTTTAAATGCATTTACAACTTTGAGATCAGGTAAACTTGTATTGGAATTTGATTTTATGTTGAAATTTTCTTAGCAAGCCTTATGCAAAAGAAATTGGTGTGGACTTGGGTTAAGTATAACTCCACCCTGTATTCAAAGTTTGAGGCTTGATGAATTTTGTTACATTTACCATTTTTAACTGTATTTTGTTTACCTATAGTTTCTGAACACATAGTTTCTGTTTTTTTGAGTGGAGCCATGTAGTGTTCATATGAAGAGTGTCGTGTTTGTGGTCTATCTGTTAGACGAAATTTTAAATAGAATTTGCATCCCATTCACTCTTATCCTATTACTAACACCCTCATTAATCTCTATAGCCCTCTAGTTTTGGTTCTATAAAACAAAGATATTGGTCTTGCTAGTTCCTGTTTTTGTAAgcataaaaaaaatcacaagtGGACTTCATAACCTAATGAGAATAGATCAAGGGAAAAAAAGTAtagaatttttttctttttaaacaatCTACATCTGGTCATGACTCAGTGCAGGGTCTGGTGATTGATGAGAGATGCGACAAGTTTATGTTTGCAGGTCTATTGTTGTGAGTGTAACTATGTTGCAAATAATAACTTGCAGTACCTTTGGGTGCTATGTAGGGTATATGCTGCTCTAGTATATGGTACTTACTTTCTTTATTTAGATGATGGTTAGTGTTTGGATATGagtttttaatttgattatacTAACTTACAAGAATCAGAATGAGGGAATCAGATAAGGAGCTGCAAAGTAATTAAAGTTATACATTGCCAGAATTTCTCATCCATATCTCGAATTTGCTTATATTAGGCCAAAAAAAATCTGATAATCGGAATTAAGATTGGTGTTGACTTTTAAACATTATGGTATTTAATTGATTAGGTTTGCATATTGCAACACATTAAAACAACCCATTAACTTCTTTTGTTAGTATATCATTTAGTTTCATGTGTTTTTGTTCTTTATTCGtacatatgtatgtaattttttttaattaccgACAAGAAGAGCTTTCTTATCCCAGGTTCCCAATATTCCGTGACAATACTTCAATTGCTGCTAAATTTTCTGGAATTCTTCGTGATGTAATATCAAGTCATGCTGAAGAACTTGAAGGGGCTAAGGCTTTAATTGATGGAAATATGGTATGCATCTTTTAGGATTATAAGTTAAAAAGTAAACCTCCTTCTACACTGTATACAATCATGAGTTCTATTGCTTATTGAAATGCTTTATTTTTCAGACcatttacttttttcttttctttaaaccAAAAGGTGAACTATATATTAACAACATCCAATATTTACATCCTCAATCTACAGTAAGTTGGAAAGGCCCAACAAACTTCAAAGACATTACATATATGCTCTATACACATTCAATTCAGACAATACGAGATCCAAAAGTTACACTTGCAGCAACATACCAAACTTACCAGACAACCAATAACACCTAGTACTAAAACAGGACCAAGATTTCAGCTACTCCATTCCTTCTCCATATAATTTGGTTTCACTCCCCATTTCTTATATTCCTCAATAACTCTTCTAGTTTTGCATACCTTCAACCCCATCATCCTCAATTTAATGATGTTACTAATACCTTCGGACCATgtacttatgaaaaataaaataaaatatttttacagcTTCATCCATTGATGTGACTGATCATAAAAAGTAACATTTTCCTTAGCTGATTTTATGGTTGAAGGTGTGAAGATTGTGAGTATATTGGTTACTGATGCAAAAGTAATATTTTTACAGTAATTTTCTAAGACGATACAATCCTTTGAAAAAACATATTCTTTATGTACTTAAGCTATTTCAGGCGAAAATATTATAAGTGGAGGTAAATGCATTTCAGTTAGTATCAAGTATTAACCAATGTAACTCCAGAAATATTCAGTAGTAACAGCTGCAGTTTAATCAGTATATAACATGGCATGCTTCATAAATGTTGATAATTGACTTTTTCCTTGTTGTTTAGGTGAATGTAGATGAGCTATTGGCATTTGATGGTCTGCATGAAGTTGAATTTCTTATACCTTTTATGCAGCATACATCTTTTAAAGGTAACTCAACTTCTCATATCATATCTATACTCTTGCAATTTTGGCCCACTTATGACAATGGGTTGATTTGAGCtatattttatctaaaatgAGTCATATAAAAAGCTTCAGTAAATTGGAATGGGCAGAATGAACAGAAAGTGGCCCATGTTATATTTAATGAATGCAACCTCCTGCATCACTTTATCAGTAGATTTATATTATCGTTGTAATTATAAAGTTTCTTCAATCATATTAAATGCATTCGgtatatatgaataataaatataataagtgGATCAGATTACGTATtcattttgacccgttacccaacccacctatcttgccacctctaaatTTAACATGTTACTGTTGATTTCTTAAGCATACAGTCCAGTGGAGGTTGTTGGTATTCTGGTCTTTACTGGCTCCATCTGTTCCTTCGCATATTCAAATTCCAAAGAACCAATCTCACAAGCTTTGGCTGATATAAAGGTATTTGAGACAGGCTTACGagttttatgttttaacttcCAACTTAGTGTTCGACTGTCTTATCTGATTTTGTTTCTCATTCTCGTTCTTGTGTTTTTGTTTAGGGAGACATTATTTCAAGCCTGCACAGTAGGTTAGATATCATCTGTGATGAGGCTGATGGGCAATTGGATTCAGTCGCAGATGATGGTGGGGAATCAGTTAACGGAATTTCAACTCAGATTCCTATACCGCAGCTTCAACTACAGTCATTAAGGTCAGATAGTTTCCATGTACTGTGAAAGTATATTAACTGAGTGCGACTAATGATATTCTGGCAGTTTTTTTCAATGACTTATTCTAATTATCCCTTCATTGTTATGCTTATGTATGCCATGAGTTCTAAAACgtttgttaattattttgttaacaGTAAACAATGTAGTCTTGTTTTCCCTCGAAGAGTTTTTGTTCCATGGCTGggtgatacatatatatgcgACTACATACAACCTTCTGAAACACTTGAGGTCTGTATTTGTAATTCTTTATTATGGCTTGGTAAAATCTAGCCTCCAAATGTTGGTCTTGTTATTAGAGACTGCTAATTTATCATCTTAAAAACATTATTCCTGGGTGATTTAAATGGATCAAATAAAAACTCTAGCCAAAAAGGGAATGGGTGAACAGGCCAAACGGTCGATAGTTTCACAATCTGTAATCTTAATGCGTACAACTACATAAGTCTAAAAATTAGATCATTATTACGAAAATATAGCCTTAAGAATTATATTTAGTTAAGTACTCATAGTtggtaagttttttatttataaaagtggaGTGAAATTTTATCAGATCAACCGGACCTGACATGAGTTGTTTCATCCCACACTAAAATTCCTATGTTGACCAACGTCCATTTTGGCTGGATTTTCAACCCAAGCTATATTCAGAGAAGTAATTTGTCTGATTTTGTCTAGGTGCTAAGAGACCGTTGTGTGGAATTGATGTCGATGGAGGCTCCAACGGATACAACAGTTATTTTGGAGCCAGAAGCAGAATCTACAAGCTCCATAACATTCTCCGCCAATCCCTTTTGGGAAGCAGCAATGCCGTTGTCCCCAGATCTTACGCCGTCATCCTTAAACAATAAAAAGGGTGATAAAAGCTCCGTGGCTGGGAAACAACTAAATAAATCCAGTAATATTAGCATCACAGCTGCCCTTATAGTTCTTATCCTATCTGTTTTAGTAGGTGTTATGGTCTTTGCTTTCAAGACATAAGAAGCGGATGATCTTGTATTTTCCCCCTTTAATGTGAATTATAATCAAGTACTTTTGTTGTGTCATAATATAGAAGTGGTGTTAGTATAGTCCCAAGTATTAACAAAACTGCATCAAATTGTAGATTATCCAGGATTCCAGGCTTTTTAATGTTCCCATTTTGAGCTTTTTAGTTTGTGTTTTAACGGGTGATTTTGGATTACTTTTGGGTCAAATAATCTTTTGTGGATCTTTGGTGTCCTTACGGTCAAATGTATGTAGGTGTGTGTGAGTGTTTTTGTCTTGCCTCTCTTGTGATATGAGGACCAGTATTTGTGAAGGGCCAAGGAAATGTGTAGAAGCTGGTCCCAAATGCCGACGATTGCCTTGCAGGAGTCCGTTGGGGTTTACGTCTTTCTGTTAGGAGCTCTTGACCCTTGTAGAGAGTGGTAGACCAATTGTGAAAAGTGCACAGCCAGACGTCATCGTGGTGCAAGGTACATTTGTACTATTTTGACACTGGCCGGAGCCTTAACAAGTAACTCTAGAGGGTCGCGCGAGCTATCTTTGTAGACTTTCTCCATCGTGCACCCTTCGTGCATCCTACCAAAGGGTTCATGAAGTCAGCAACGTTCATGTTGTAGACGGTAGGCTATTGCAGCAAGGGACTTACTCAGGTGGTACCCTATCAAGCCCGGGGCGGTAGGCTTCCAACTACCGTGTGCCGTAAATAATGCAAATTTAGAGACTATTTTGTAACATATTTGCGAGTTATAAAAGTTACTTCCCGAGAACCCTTCCTTGTATACCCTGCAGGATACCGATAGGCAACAAAGTCTGGAGTGTTTATACTGCGGAACACAGACTATAATAGTGTTTTTAAGTAAATAACTCTGCCCTAACCATCTGGGTAAAAGCTAACCCATTTATATCTATGATGTTCATCAGATAGTCTGTGATAAGGTCAGTAGTCAATTGGATTCTCTTGAGGGTTTTGGAAGGTAATCAGACATCGAGATATCAACTGAGATACCTATTCCACAGGTTGCACAATAGGTATCAAGGGAAGATGCTTGTGATGCAATGTTTGATGAGTCTAATTGATTGTTCCTATTGGCATTCAAGAAGTATTACCCGTTAGCTAATTTAAACATTCCCACATTATGATGTATACTGTAAACTTATCAACCTAAACACTGGTGGCTTCAACGTTTCAAAGTCTGTTCTTTCATGTAATCTTGATATGTTCTTGGCTAAGAGTACAATCACTAT
This genomic window contains:
- the LOC122599925 gene encoding protein odr-4 homolog, with amino-acid sequence MVKAVVGEETQLNSVEDRLSHSGLTSQVGLVIGKVSKTLDKAFVFDLIPTPLNDSGNPASWITENKDDLSNKKKGGSKPKSQSDSSSVLSIDKEWVAEHARQVSRMLVGGMKVVGIYIWVNESLFKNSTLVLCQAVKGVADAAPLRDSGWDERLLIHINLSPRRWTCRNCSLSSNITSSSLRPCDFKMGRVLSTLQKFKCIYNFEIRFPIFRDNTSIAAKFSGILRDVISSHAEELEGAKALIDGNMVNVDELLAFDGLHEVEFLIPFMQHTSFKAYSPVEVVGILVFTGSICSFAYSNSKEPISQALADIKGDIISSLHSRLDIICDEADGQLDSVADDGGESVNGISTQIPIPQLQLQSLSKQCSLVFPRRVFVPWLGDTYICDYIQPSETLEVLRDRCVELMSMEAPTDTTVILEPEAESTSSITFSANPFWEAAMPLSPDLTPSSLNNKKGDKSSVAGKQLNKSSNISITAALIVLILSVLVGVMVFAFKT